In Ochotona princeps isolate mOchPri1 chromosome 21, mOchPri1.hap1, whole genome shotgun sequence, a single genomic region encodes these proteins:
- the GASK1A gene encoding Golgi-associated kinase 1A isoform X1 — MAPWPWRRLRGKRRSALAFCLLMTLSAVAVTRFPPLHPAAGPDPGSTEPQDIASSPIHPLWQAPSSSQRQQARPPGLWRGQVLSRKSSSVCAEEQGHRARRADRDGQPPGGDSRRAGRLKRDVGSADMRFTASRLVPPKEDEVSDPGAQDPGRPQDRDHIWDGPGGASIQVGPLTTDSPVAAAFQAREDNAGLTVQPQAAQGKKPPGAKDRLSTGGQQTAAGPAPASGAWEWPGSTGEWQETMWCDAKPSGMPSGSMTSGQVPPWFTESDMQTLRLLAQGEVVDKARVPGHGQVLQVGFSMEDALRGDPAPPRLGHLCSRGFCGLIKRPRDLPEILSFHLDRVLGLRRSLPALARRFHSPLLPYRYTDGGARPVIWWAPDIQHLGDPDEDQNSLALGWLQYQALLAHGCGMPGQAPCLGIHHNEWARLALFDFLLQVHDRLDRYCCGFEPEPSDPCVQERLREKCRNPAELRLVHVLVRSSNPSRLVYIDNAANLQHPEGKLNFRLLEGIKGFPESAVRVLASGCLSSLLLRSLQVDPVFWESHGRGPGLKQVLQTLERRGQALLAHIQKHNLTLFRDRDL; from the exons GCACCttggccctggaggaggctgcgTGGCAAGAGGAGATCGGCGTTGGCATTCTGCCTCTTGATGACCCTGTCTGCGGTGGCTGTCACCCGCTTCCCCCCACTGCATCCAGCTGCCGGCCCAGACCCTGGCTCCACAGAACCCCAAGACATAGCCAGCAGTCCCATCCACCCTCTGTGGCAGGCTCCGAGCTCCAGCCAGAGGCAGCAGGCGAGACCTCCAGGGCTCTGGAGAGGACAGGTTTTGTCCAGAAAATCCAGCTCAGTGTGTGCGGAGGAGCAAGGCCACAGAGCACGGCGAGCAGACAGAGATGGGCAGCCTCCTGGAGGTGACAGCAGGCGCGCAGGCAGGCTCAAGAGGGATGTTGGCTCGGCAGATATGAGATTCACCGCCTCACGTCTCGTGCCCCCAAAGGAGGATGAGGTCAGTGATCCTGGAGCCCAGGACCCAGGTCGCCCCCAGGACAGAGACCACATATGGGACGGACCAGGAGGAGCCAGCATCCAGGTGGGCCCACTGACCACAGACAGCCCTGTGGCAGCTGCTTTTCAGGCCCGGGAAGATAATGCTGGACTCACCGTCCAACCCCAGGCAGCACAAGGCAAGAAACCCCCAGGAGCTAAGGACAGACTCTCTACTGGTGGGCAACAAACAGCAGCAggtcctgccccagcctcagGGGCTTGGGAGTGGCCCGGCTCCACTGGGGAGTGGCAAGAGACCATGTGGTGTGACGCCAAGCCATCGGGGATGCCAAGCGGCTCCATGACCAGCGGGCAGGTGCCTCCATGGTTCACAGAAAGTGATATGCAGACCCTTCGCTTGTTGGCCCAGGGGGAGGTTGTGGACAAAGCCAGGGTTCCTGGCCAtgggcaggtgctgcaggtgggCTTCTCCATGGAGGATGCCCTGCGGGGGGACCCGGCCCCTCCCAGGCTTGGCCATCTCTGCTCCCGGGGATTCTGTGGCCTGATCAAGAGGCCCAGGGACCTGCCCGAGATCTTGAGCTTCCACCTGGATCGTGTGCTGGGACTGCGCCGgagcctgcctgctctggcccGTCGCTTCCACAGCCCCCTGCTGCCCTACCGCTACACTGACGGAGGCGCCAGACCAGTCATCTGGTGGGCTCCTGACATTCAGCACCTGGGGGACCCGGATGAGGACCAGAACTcgctggctttgggttggttgcAGTACCAGGCCCTGCTTGCACACGGCTGTGGCATGCCAGGCCAGGCCCCTTGCCTGGGCATCCACCACAATGAGTGGGCACGCTTGGCGCTCTTCGACTTCCTGCTGCAG GTACATGACCGCCTGGATCGCTACTGCTGCGGCTTCGAGCCTGAGCCCTCAGACCCCTGTGTGCAAGAGCGGCTCCGAGAGAAATGCCGGAATCCGGCTGAGCTGCGGCTCGTCCACGTCCTG GTCCGGAGCAGCAACCCATCTCGTCTGGTCTACATTGATAATGCCGCCAACCTACAGCACCCCGAGGGCAAGCTGAACTTCCGGCTGCTGGAGGGCATCAAGGG GTTCCCCGAGTCTGCCGTGAGGGTTCTGGCATCAGGCTGTCTCTCGAGTCTGCTGCTCAGGTCGCTGCAGGTGGATCCAGTGTTCTGGGAGAGCCACGGCAGGGGCCCCGGGCTGAAGCAGGTCCTGCAGACGCTGGAGCGCCGAGGGCAGGCCCTGCTGGCACACATCCAGAAGCACAACCTCACACTCTTCAGGGACAGGGACCTGTGA
- the GASK1A gene encoding Golgi-associated kinase 1A isoform X2 has protein sequence MAPWPWRRLRGKRRSALAFCLLMTLSAVAVTRFPPLHPAAGPDPGSTEPQDIASSPIHPLWQAPSSSQRQQARPPGLWRGQVLSRKSSSVCAEEQGHRARRADRDGQPPGGDSRRAGRLKRDVGSADMRFTASRLVPPKEDEVSDPGAQDPGRPQDRDHIWDGPGGASIQVGPLTTDSPVAAAFQAREDNAGLTVQPQAAQGKKPPGAKDRLSTGGQQTAAGPAPASGAWEWPGSTGEWQETMWCDAKPSGMPSGSMTSGQVPPWFTESDMQTLRLLAQGEVVDKARVPGHGQVLQVGFSMEDALRGDPAPPRLGHLCSRGFCGLIKRPRDLPEILSFHLDRVLGLRRSLPALARRFHSPLLPYRYTDGGARPVIWWAPDIQHLGDPDEDQNSLALGWLQYQALLAHGCGMPGQAPCLGIHHNEWARLALFDFLLQVHDRLDRYCCGFEPEPSDPCVQERLREKCRNPAELRLVHVLVRSSNPSRLVYIDNAANLQHPEGKLNFRLLEGIKGSKKNRL, from the exons GCACCttggccctggaggaggctgcgTGGCAAGAGGAGATCGGCGTTGGCATTCTGCCTCTTGATGACCCTGTCTGCGGTGGCTGTCACCCGCTTCCCCCCACTGCATCCAGCTGCCGGCCCAGACCCTGGCTCCACAGAACCCCAAGACATAGCCAGCAGTCCCATCCACCCTCTGTGGCAGGCTCCGAGCTCCAGCCAGAGGCAGCAGGCGAGACCTCCAGGGCTCTGGAGAGGACAGGTTTTGTCCAGAAAATCCAGCTCAGTGTGTGCGGAGGAGCAAGGCCACAGAGCACGGCGAGCAGACAGAGATGGGCAGCCTCCTGGAGGTGACAGCAGGCGCGCAGGCAGGCTCAAGAGGGATGTTGGCTCGGCAGATATGAGATTCACCGCCTCACGTCTCGTGCCCCCAAAGGAGGATGAGGTCAGTGATCCTGGAGCCCAGGACCCAGGTCGCCCCCAGGACAGAGACCACATATGGGACGGACCAGGAGGAGCCAGCATCCAGGTGGGCCCACTGACCACAGACAGCCCTGTGGCAGCTGCTTTTCAGGCCCGGGAAGATAATGCTGGACTCACCGTCCAACCCCAGGCAGCACAAGGCAAGAAACCCCCAGGAGCTAAGGACAGACTCTCTACTGGTGGGCAACAAACAGCAGCAggtcctgccccagcctcagGGGCTTGGGAGTGGCCCGGCTCCACTGGGGAGTGGCAAGAGACCATGTGGTGTGACGCCAAGCCATCGGGGATGCCAAGCGGCTCCATGACCAGCGGGCAGGTGCCTCCATGGTTCACAGAAAGTGATATGCAGACCCTTCGCTTGTTGGCCCAGGGGGAGGTTGTGGACAAAGCCAGGGTTCCTGGCCAtgggcaggtgctgcaggtgggCTTCTCCATGGAGGATGCCCTGCGGGGGGACCCGGCCCCTCCCAGGCTTGGCCATCTCTGCTCCCGGGGATTCTGTGGCCTGATCAAGAGGCCCAGGGACCTGCCCGAGATCTTGAGCTTCCACCTGGATCGTGTGCTGGGACTGCGCCGgagcctgcctgctctggcccGTCGCTTCCACAGCCCCCTGCTGCCCTACCGCTACACTGACGGAGGCGCCAGACCAGTCATCTGGTGGGCTCCTGACATTCAGCACCTGGGGGACCCGGATGAGGACCAGAACTcgctggctttgggttggttgcAGTACCAGGCCCTGCTTGCACACGGCTGTGGCATGCCAGGCCAGGCCCCTTGCCTGGGCATCCACCACAATGAGTGGGCACGCTTGGCGCTCTTCGACTTCCTGCTGCAG GTACATGACCGCCTGGATCGCTACTGCTGCGGCTTCGAGCCTGAGCCCTCAGACCCCTGTGTGCAAGAGCGGCTCCGAGAGAAATGCCGGAATCCGGCTGAGCTGCGGCTCGTCCACGTCCTG GTCCGGAGCAGCAACCCATCTCGTCTGGTCTACATTGATAATGCCGCCAACCTACAGCACCCCGAGGGCAAGCTGAACTTCCGGCTGCTGGAGGGCATCAAGGG